From the genome of Polyangiaceae bacterium, one region includes:
- a CDS encoding DNA topoisomerase (ATP-hydrolyzing), which produces MATKKKSKSSKRGSKRAKPEEPAHGSGRRRGHGASDDTTLELFKAREERAPLHEIAQSKYLNYALSVITSRALPDVRDGLKPVQRRILFTMWRERITADAKHRKCAKVVGDVMGNYHPHGDAAIYDALVRLAQPFSLRMPLVNGSGNFGSLDGDPPAAMRYTECRLEPVAGEMLAELNQDTVVFRPNYDGTKTEPVVLPARLPNLLINGATGIAVGMATNIPPHNPEEVCQAAIRLLDALVAKKTLSARDLARTVKGPDFPTGGQIVSASEEIKQLYETGHGTIKLRGTWKSGPSSKTQKLIHITSIPYTVNKAQLVERIAEVVTSRKMPLLLDVRDVSAEDVCIELALKKDADEQKVLAYLFKHTPLQINVSANLTCLVPTENQEVGRPERLDLASILWHFLHFRLEVVTRRLSHELGALEARIHILKGFAKVFDALDQILRIIRKSEGKADAAKQIMARFGLDAEQTDAILELKLYRLARLEILVIQKELADKQKRAREIKKLLGEADSKGRWGIVRAELAELLAEHAKRDKRRTLIEEAGEEPELTAEDLIIAEDNHVLLTRDGWVKRQKEIKDPASTRLREGDLVLACVAGSTRATVVFFSSFGTAYTARLADVPATTGYGEPIQKLFKLKDGERIVAMASLDPRLVGDLNEKPGYFPETYVAAATSDGYALCFGLLPFAEPSTRAGRRFARPSKGAQIVGASLVGGDETLIGVSAQRRALLCSVQDVNYLSGAGKGVLLMKLGKDDRLIGFKAATSDRDAITVRTSMGGEQRIGAGKYELSARGGKGREVIKRGAFVEVVPEPVPAPEPFEEAD; this is translated from the coding sequence GTGGCCACCAAGAAGAAATCCAAGTCGTCCAAACGGGGGAGCAAGCGAGCAAAGCCCGAGGAGCCAGCTCATGGCTCGGGGCGTCGACGAGGTCACGGCGCTAGTGACGACACGACCTTGGAGCTATTCAAGGCTCGCGAAGAGCGCGCGCCCCTGCACGAGATCGCGCAGAGCAAGTACCTGAACTACGCGCTCAGCGTCATCACCAGCCGCGCCCTGCCCGACGTGCGCGACGGTCTCAAGCCGGTTCAGCGACGCATCTTGTTCACGATGTGGCGCGAGCGCATCACGGCCGACGCCAAGCATCGCAAGTGCGCCAAGGTCGTCGGCGACGTGATGGGCAACTATCACCCCCACGGCGACGCCGCGATCTACGACGCCTTGGTGCGACTGGCGCAGCCCTTTTCCCTGCGCATGCCCCTGGTCAACGGTTCCGGCAACTTCGGATCCCTCGACGGCGACCCTCCTGCAGCCATGCGCTACACCGAGTGTCGTCTCGAGCCGGTGGCGGGCGAGATGCTGGCGGAGCTGAATCAGGACACGGTCGTGTTCCGCCCCAACTACGACGGAACCAAGACCGAGCCCGTGGTCTTGCCGGCGCGGCTGCCGAATCTGCTCATCAACGGCGCCACGGGCATCGCCGTCGGCATGGCCACCAACATTCCGCCGCACAATCCGGAAGAGGTGTGTCAGGCAGCCATTCGCTTGCTGGACGCCCTGGTCGCAAAGAAGACCCTGAGCGCGCGTGATCTCGCACGAACCGTGAAGGGGCCTGACTTCCCGACCGGGGGGCAGATCGTTTCCGCCAGTGAAGAGATCAAGCAACTGTACGAAACGGGGCACGGCACCATCAAGCTGCGCGGGACTTGGAAGTCTGGGCCCAGCTCGAAGACCCAGAAGCTCATCCACATCACCAGCATCCCTTACACGGTGAACAAGGCCCAGCTGGTGGAGCGCATCGCGGAAGTCGTCACCTCTCGTAAGATGCCGCTTCTGCTCGACGTACGCGACGTGTCGGCGGAGGACGTCTGCATCGAGCTAGCGCTCAAGAAGGACGCGGACGAGCAAAAGGTACTCGCCTACCTGTTCAAGCACACGCCGCTGCAGATCAACGTCAGCGCGAACCTGACCTGCCTCGTGCCTACCGAAAACCAGGAAGTCGGCCGACCCGAGCGCTTGGATCTCGCCAGTATTCTCTGGCATTTCCTGCACTTCCGCCTCGAGGTGGTGACCCGACGCCTGTCCCACGAGCTGGGCGCCCTCGAAGCGCGAATCCACATTCTGAAGGGCTTCGCCAAGGTCTTCGACGCGCTCGATCAGATCCTGCGCATCATCCGCAAGTCCGAAGGCAAGGCAGACGCCGCGAAGCAGATCATGGCGCGCTTCGGCCTCGACGCGGAACAGACCGACGCCATCCTGGAACTCAAGCTCTACCGCTTGGCGCGCCTCGAGATCCTCGTCATCCAGAAAGAGCTGGCGGACAAGCAGAAGCGCGCTCGCGAGATCAAGAAGCTCTTGGGCGAGGCAGACAGCAAAGGGCGCTGGGGCATCGTCCGTGCAGAGCTGGCGGAGCTCCTGGCGGAGCATGCCAAGCGCGACAAGCGCCGCACGCTGATCGAAGAGGCTGGCGAGGAACCCGAACTCACCGCCGAAGATCTGATCATCGCCGAAGACAACCATGTTTTGCTCACGCGCGACGGCTGGGTGAAGCGTCAAAAAGAAATCAAGGACCCCGCTTCCACGCGCCTGCGCGAGGGCGATCTGGTCCTGGCCTGTGTCGCGGGCTCGACGCGCGCCACGGTGGTGTTCTTCTCCAGCTTCGGCACGGCCTACACTGCGCGCCTCGCCGACGTGCCGGCCACGACGGGCTACGGCGAGCCGATTCAGAAGCTGTTCAAGCTGAAGGACGGCGAGCGCATCGTGGCGATGGCATCGCTGGATCCGCGCCTGGTCGGGGATCTGAACGAAAAGCCCGGATATTTCCCGGAAACCTACGTTGCGGCAGCGACCAGCGACGGTTACGCGCTGTGCTTCGGGCTGCTGCCCTTCGCCGAGCCCAGCACCCGTGCGGGCCGTCGCTTCGCGCGGCCAAGCAAGGGCGCGCAGATCGTAGGCGCGAGTCTGGTAGGCGGCGACGAGACGTTGATCGGCGTGTCGGCGCAGCGACGCGCGCTCTTGTGCAGCGTGCAGGACGTGAACTACCTCTCGGGCGCCGGCAAGGGCGTCTTGTTGATGAAGCTCGGCAAGGACGATCGCTTGATCGGCTTCAAGGCCGCCACGAGCGATCGCGACGCCATCACCGTGCGCACCAGCATGGGGGGCGAGCAACGCATCGGCGCCGGCAAGTACGAGCTGTCTGCCCGCGGCGGCAAGGGCCGCGAAGTGATCAAGCGCGGCGCCTTCGTCGAAGTCGTCCCCGAGCCAGTCCCCGCCCCCGAGCCCTTCGAAGAGGCGGACTGA